The Candidatus Wallbacteria bacterium genomic interval TGATCTGATGGCACAGGCTGTCTGCAACATCAACTCTTCGAACGGCAATCCCGAGTATAAGGTCGGTGCTGAATACGTCTGCAACGGCGGACTGGGCGCAGTCAGACTCAAGCTCTCCAGCAAGGTGTTTCTGGACGGCATGGAAAATGTCATACTGAAAAATATCGCTGTAGGTGACGGCTATCTGACGCTCGCTTCCACTAACAATATAGTTCCTAACAATCAGGGCGAAGTGCAGGGTTATGTCGGGATGGACATTGTCCTGGCAGCGATCAAAAAATTCGCCGGGAAGGTGGACAACGGCGACGATAATTTCAGCATCAACGACGTGGGTCTGAACCTGGGGAACGGCAATGCGGCTCTTACCTTCGACGTCAACGACAATGGTCAGGGCGTGAAATTCGTAGTCAATACAGGTATTGAGGGCCAGAATGTCAACCTGGTCAAACTGATCATCAAATCCATTTCAATCGTAGCAGGCAGTGCCGATACTGATGGCCACAAACTGCTGGAAAAAGTGGTCAAAGTCATCAATCAGAATCTGCAGAAATTCAACATCACGACAGTGAGCGGCCTGATGCAGCTTGACTACCAGGCTCAGAAGTCAATCAGCTTCAACATCGATTTCAACTGCATCATGCGTTTGAAAGTCACTCCGCAGATCGTTAATGTGAATCTGCAGGCCGGTTATGTCGGCGCTACAGCGATGGTTAATTAGGACCAGACTTAATCCCAGTTGAATTCAGTCAGGATTCTGGGACCGTCTGCAGTCAGTGCCACAGTATGCTCATAATGGGCTGAAAGCTTCCTGTCCCTGGTGACAACAGTCCAGCCGTCGGGCAGGAAGTCCACTTCCCAGCCGCCCATGTTGATCATAGGCTCTATCGCCAGGGTCATCCCCTCTTTCAGGCGTACGCCTTTTCCGGACTGCCCGTAGTTGGGCACTTCAAGACCTTCATGCAGCTGTTTCCCGACGCTGTGTCCGGTAAGATCCCGCACTACGGAAAAACCGTGCGATTCGACATAGCTCTGGATGGCATGGGAAATGTCGCCAAGGCGGTTTCCCAGAGAGAATTTATCAATGCCGAGATAGAGCGAGTTCTCTGTAATTTGGAGAAATTCCTGGACTTCCTCCGGGATATTCCCTACAGCGAAAGTGTATGCCGCATCAGCAATATAGCCTTTATTAGTCACTCCAAGATCTATCCCGACAATGTCGCCATCCCTGAGTTCACGCATGCCGGGAATCCCATGCACTACTACTTCATTCACCGAAATGCAGGCTGAAGCAGGATATGCCTTGCCTGCAGGTCCATAGCCAAGAAATGTGGGCCTGGCTCCAGAGCGGGTGATGATCTCATAGGCTTTTTTATCAAGTTCAATCGTGTGCAGTCCAGGTCGGATCATCCTGCGGATTTCAAACATGGCTTCTGACAGGATTTTTCCTGAATCCGCCATTTTTTCGATTTCTGACTTGGATTTCAGTTCAATCATCTTGAGGGTTTCCTTTGAGCCTCTTATTCTAAGATTAGA includes:
- the map gene encoding type I methionyl aminopeptidase, with product MIELKSKSEIEKMADSGKILSEAMFEIRRMIRPGLHTIELDKKAYEIITRSGARPTFLGYGPAGKAYPASACISVNEVVVHGIPGMRELRDGDIVGIDLGVTNKGYIADAAYTFAVGNIPEEVQEFLQITENSLYLGIDKFSLGNRLGDISHAIQSYVESHGFSVVRDLTGHSVGKQLHEGLEVPNYGQSGKGVRLKEGMTLAIEPMINMGGWEVDFLPDGWTVVTRDRKLSAHYEHTVALTADGPRILTEFNWD